The genomic interval CCCGATGCAAAAGAGCCGCGACAATCGCGAAGGCTGTCATGATCGCACCGATGCGGTCGGACGGCGCGCCTTGAGTGAGCACAGGCGGCATCCACGACTCTCCATTGGCGTACATCATCCCTGAGCGAGCTTGCCCGGTGATATCATAGGAGGTCTTATCTTGATCCGGGCCCTTTGATCCAAAGGCGGATGCCGTGGCATATATCAGGCGTGGATTGTATTTGGAAAGGGTGCCATAATCTATCCCCAGTCGCGCCAGACCGCTTTTTCGTTTGTTGTGCACCACTACGTCCGATTTCTCCACCAGCTCGTACAGGATTCGCTTTCCCTCCGCTTTCTCCAGATCGAGGGTAATGGATTTCTTGTTCCGGTTGCAGTGTTCAAAAAACCAATTACGCCCCCCTATTCCGGTGGTTGCCCTCTGAGCAGACATCATACCGCGAGAAGCGTCACCTGTTACCCTGTCTTCAATTTTGATAACATCGGCCCCCAAGTCACCCAACGTAGCTGCAGCTCCAGGCCCAAGTAGCCAGTGACCTAAATCCAGAACCCGAATTCCCTCTAGAATCATCGACATGGCAATTTCCTCCCTCGCCTATTCTTCGATTTTGAGTTCCCACTGGCAACAGACATCGTCCTTACTCGCTTACTCGCGCGAGGCGGTAGCTTCAGGGGGGTTATCTTGATCGTGGGGTTAATCAAATAGTTCTTGAAAAGTACCGGCTCGGTAATGTGACACACGTGATGGATTCGCTCCGGGCATTTCTCCTCGAAGTACTCCAAAGACCGGCATCTCTTCATCGTCTGGATACCGTTATTCGGCTCTTGATCTCAAACTCCGGCCTGAAGAGCCCGTGGATGGTGTTGTCCAGCGGCAACTGAAACGCTTTGAGGCTGTCTACCACGGTGTTTAGTTCGATTCCGGCCAGCTCAGCGTATCTGGGGTTGACCCTTCGGCTCATGGCTCCCCAGGCATCTGTTTCACATTCGTTGGCCACTTCAGGGTCGCATCGCTTGTTAATGGCGGCCCTCCATTCTTCCGTCATTTAAAGCCAAGCCTATTACCATCCTTCCATCAGCCTGAGCAGGAACTCCTTTGAAAAATCTTCATGCTTCAGATCGGGATTGAACGGGCCGCTCAAATCTTCCAGCTCCGGATTAGTCCTCTTTCGTCTGGTTTCTGCCATTGGTCTCCTTCGTTTAGTTTCATGTTCGGGAAAATGAACTTCAGTGGATCTGCATCAGATTCTCTGCTCGGTCCGGTCTATGATCTCCTCCTGAATAAGGGGGTCCAGTTGAACGAAGAAAGCGCTGTACCCGGCCACCCGGACTATCAGGTTCTTGTACTCTTCGGGATGCTGCTGGGCATCTCGCAAGGTTTCGCTGTCCACCACGTTGAACTGCACATGATATCCGCCCAGATCCATCAGGGTTTTCACCAGCATCAACAGCTTTCTCATCCCCTGTCTGTCTGCCACCGCGGTCGGGTGGAGTTTCATGTTCAGCAGGTTGCCGTCATACTTCATCGGGTCCAGCACCTTGGCTGCCGATTTAATCAGAGCGGTAGGCCCGTTCTTGTCGGTCCCGGGATAGGCAGAGGTGATACCGTCGGCAAAGGGTTGCAGGGACTTTCTGCCGTTAGGCAGCGCGCCGCAGTAGTGCCCGAACAGGCGATGAAGGGAAACGCTGACCGCTTCCGGCCGGCCGTCATCGGTATTCACATGGGACTTGTAGATAATGGCCATCTTGTAGAAGAGGTCGAACCAGTCCTTGGTGATCTGATCCACATAGTCATCGTCATTGCCATATTTGGGGGCGTCGATCATCATCTTGCGAATGGTGTCATATCCCTTAAAGTCAGCCTTCAAGGCATCGATCACCTGCTTCATGGTGAGCTTCTTATCCTCGAATACCAGCTTTTTGATGGCTGCCAGGGAATTAGCCAGATCCACAGTCCCCACCGGCAGCTGGGTGTCAAAGGAATACCTCGATCCGCCCTCCAGCAGGTTCATCCCCTTCTCGATACAATCGTCCACCAGGCAGGAACAGAAGGGCGATGGCAGGTATTGCGAATTCAGACTGAGAGATGCGATATCCATCTCGCGTCCCAGACGTCCCAGATACTCCAGATGGCGCCAGACTGCTTCATGCAACTCTTCATAGGTTTGGAACTTTGTCGGATCGCCCGTCTTGAGGCTGTGCTGCACTCCGGTCAACGGATTGACGCCATTATTCAGCGCCAGTTCCAGCATCTTGGGCAGGCTGATCAAGGTCTCCCAGTCGCCGTTTATTTTGCCGACTATGCCTGACTGGGTGCAAGCGACAATGGCAAAGTCGCGCGCTTCTTCCACGGAGCACTTGTAGCGATCCATGTTGCGCTGGACGCAAAGGTCGGAATTGACGAACGCCGGCTTGCCGATGCCCAGCCTGATATTCTCAGCGCATTTCATCAGCAGCTCTTCGGGAAGCCTGTTGTGCCAGATGCAAACCAGGCTGGGTTGGATCATCCTGACCTGAGCATCCGCTTCCAGGATGAGGTAATCCAGCTCGGTGGTGGCATCGGTCCCGTCTATTTTAACTCCCCCGATGCTGATATTCTGCCCCAGATGATTGGGAGCAGCCAGAGCGGCGTTGTCACCAGGCTGGTGAAGAGCGAGTTCAGACATCTTGATGAAGAACAGCTCGATCAGCTCTACGGCTTCCTCGTCGGTGATTTTCCCTTCCTGTTTATCCTTGAGAGGGAAGGGGTTCAGATACTGCCCGATCCTTCCCGGGGACATCCCGATCTGTGCGACCTCTGCCCACATGGCAGCATGGGTGAACCATAAGGATTGTACAGCGTCGCGGAAATCCCGGGCCGGCTTGGCGGGTACCCGGCGACATCTCTCGGCGATCCCAATGAGTTCCTTTTTTCGCGACTCATCGGTCTCGCTTTGAGCCATCTGCTCGGCCAGATCGGCATACCGGTTGGCCCAGGCGATAACCGCCTCGAGACTGATCCGGGCCGCCTTCAGAAACTCAATCCGGTGAATTTCCTGGACGTAGGCTGCGGGTATCCTTTCCAATCTCTGGCGAACATCCTCCAGTAGGCCCTCAAGCCCTCTATTAATCACTCTGGCATTATCCACGACAATGTATCCGATAGGTACAAAGGCGCTGTCCAGAATCGAGCATTCTCTCACGATTTCAGGCCGGGTCAATCCCGGATGCATATCGGCGAAGACCTCGTTAACCTTATCCACCATGCATCGGCCATTGAAGTACGTTCTTGCCTCGCGTATGAGGGTCCAGTCTTCATCGTTCAGCTTGGGTTGCAGACTGCCAAACTGGCTGTTGTGGTCTTTCTTCGTGAACCAGTTGGCTGCCCATTCCGGATAGGGATTGACTCCCCGTCGATACTGGGTCGGGTTCCCCACGATGGGATTTTCGTCGATCTGCAGGGTCATTCCCTTAAGGTATTTATCCAGAACCATCGCGCGTCTGATGATCGGGGCTCTTCCCTCCGTTTCTCTGTATGCCTCCAGAACAAACCGCAGCCGCTCTGTAGATAGCTTGACAGGCGCTTCATGGAAGCTTTCCTTCAGCCTTTTCACCCGGTCACTCAGTTTTGCTTGTACATCAAGTTGATATATCATGGTTCCTCCCTTCACCTGTCGGATTCCATCTTTGGATAGAATCCGAGTCGCTACACTAACTCACTTTTTAAAGGAGCCAAAGAGGACCGCATTCCAGCAGCAAGATCGTTTCCAATTCCACTGACATTTAACGCATTTTTGTAATCATTAGCCCTATTATATTATATTTATGTCATCTGTCAAGCGTTTCATGGCGCTACATCTGCGCAATATATAGTTATTATTGCATTATTGCAATTTGGAGAAATCTGACATAAAATCAGCCATGCACCCGCCAATCAAATCGTGGTGTTTGTTGCGCTTTTTGATCGGGTCCCTTATCATATATTGCTATAATTCAGGAAGTGCATATGGGAGAACGAGGTACGAACCCAATCCTCGATGAAATTGATCTGATGCTCATCAGAGAGCTGGAGACGAACGCCAGAAAAACTTATCTGGAACTGGGTGCCAGATTGGGATTAAACCATGTCACCGTGAGCCGGCGATTACAGCGCCTTATGGAGGAAGGCATGGTATCTTTTGTCACTATGGCCGATCACATCACCCTGGGATACTTCACACAGGCAACGCTGAGAATCAATGCCCGTCCAGGTAAGGTTGATGCCGTGGCAGCTCAATTGGCGTCTTTTCGGGACGTGCAGTTGCTCATCGGCACTGCGGGGCGTTATGATTTGATGGCCACAATTATGATTCGAGATCTGGATGATTTGCTGGACTTTGTTCAAGGGGAAGTGGAACGGATTCCGGATGTCACTAACGTGCATACCGTTTTGGTCATCAAGAGGTTCAAATATGGCTGGTCCCATACAGGAGGCAAGAACTGTACTGTCAGAGACAAAGCGGCGTCTTTCAGCCTGGATGCATTGGACCGATCCCTTATTGGAGAGCTGGAATTGCAGCCCAGGGAAACGATTTCTCAACTGGCCAAAACCCTTAGGGTAAGCCGAACCACTGTCAGCCGGAAACTGCAGGCGCTGTTTGATGAGGAAGTCATCTGGATCAGATGCGTACCGGACCTTTGGTCTTTGGGCTATCGAATCTGGACCATACTCCAGCTGAAAGTCGCCTCCTCCTGCCTTAATGATGTGGTGGAAAAACTGAGTGGCTATTCAAATATCACCCACATTGTGATGACCACAGGCGAGTTCCAGTTGACGACATCAGCCATATTTAGAGACCGGGAGGACATGCACTGTTTCCTGTCGAACGATTTGAGCATCATTCCCGGTGTGACACAGACGGAATTTATCCTGATTACCAAGCATTACAAACGTTCTTTTCAACTGGCTTCCCAGGGCGGATCAAAAGCCAGATGATCCAAAGCGTAATATATCCGCCACTTAAGAAAGTTCTCATCTCGCCGAAAGAACGGGGAGGTCAATAAGGGTCACATGTTCAATGTTGCCGAAACCTGTGCACCGGAGAACAAGGTGCAATTGTTGACTGATGTCTGCACTGAACCGAATGTAGTCTCCGATGATGAATTCGTGGCCGCCCGGTTGCCGGGAATAAAGGAGCGAACCGGGGTTGAGGAGATGATCACGGATGCCAACTACACCGGTGAGAATTCGGAGAAGGTATGCAGACAAGAGAACGTCGTCCTCATCCCCACCGAAGTCAAAGGTCGTCGGGAGCCGGGAGCCGGAAGACCAGCTTTCATTGACCGATTTTTATTTTGAGGGTAACGCCGTCGTTTCCTGTCCGCAAGGGCATGCCCCGATAGAACAGATAGACAA from Dehalococcoidia bacterium carries:
- a CDS encoding pyruvate formate lyase family protein, whose protein sequence is MIYQLDVQAKLSDRVKRLKESFHEAPVKLSTERLRFVLEAYRETEGRAPIIRRAMVLDKYLKGMTLQIDENPIVGNPTQYRRGVNPYPEWAANWFTKKDHNSQFGSLQPKLNDEDWTLIREARTYFNGRCMVDKVNEVFADMHPGLTRPEIVRECSILDSAFVPIGYIVVDNARVINRGLEGLLEDVRQRLERIPAAYVQEIHRIEFLKAARISLEAVIAWANRYADLAEQMAQSETDESRKKELIGIAERCRRVPAKPARDFRDAVQSLWFTHAAMWAEVAQIGMSPGRIGQYLNPFPLKDKQEGKITDEEAVELIELFFIKMSELALHQPGDNAALAAPNHLGQNISIGGVKIDGTDATTELDYLILEADAQVRMIQPSLVCIWHNRLPEELLMKCAENIRLGIGKPAFVNSDLCVQRNMDRYKCSVEEARDFAIVACTQSGIVGKINGDWETLISLPKMLELALNNGVNPLTGVQHSLKTGDPTKFQTYEELHEAVWRHLEYLGRLGREMDIASLSLNSQYLPSPFCSCLVDDCIEKGMNLLEGGSRYSFDTQLPVGTVDLANSLAAIKKLVFEDKKLTMKQVIDALKADFKGYDTIRKMMIDAPKYGNDDDYVDQITKDWFDLFYKMAIIYKSHVNTDDGRPEAVSVSLHRLFGHYCGALPNGRKSLQPFADGITSAYPGTDKNGPTALIKSAAKVLDPMKYDGNLLNMKLHPTAVADRQGMRKLLMLVKTLMDLGGYHVQFNVVDSETLRDAQQHPEEYKNLIVRVAGYSAFFVQLDPLIQEEIIDRTEQRI
- a CDS encoding Lrp/AsnC family transcriptional regulator, producing the protein MGERGTNPILDEIDLMLIRELETNARKTYLELGARLGLNHVTVSRRLQRLMEEGMVSFVTMADHITLGYFTQATLRINARPGKVDAVAAQLASFRDVQLLIGTAGRYDLMATIMIRDLDDLLDFVQGEVERIPDVTNVHTVLVIKRFKYGWSHTGGKNCTVRDKAASFSLDALDRSLIGELELQPRETISQLAKTLRVSRTTVSRKLQALFDEEVIWIRCVPDLWSLGYRIWTILQLKVASSCLNDVVEKLSGYSNITHIVMTTGEFQLTTSAIFRDREDMHCFLSNDLSIIPGVTQTEFILITKHYKRSFQLASQGGSKAR